A single region of the Microlunatus panaciterrae genome encodes:
- a CDS encoding bifunctional nuclease family protein, with the protein MRELDVVGVRVEMPSNAPMVLLREVGGTRYLPIWIGAGEASAIANAQEGIVPPRPLTHDLLVDTLKSLGHKLTEVHITELDGGTFYAVLLVDGIQVSARPSDAIALALRVGSEIYCAEDVLDEAGIEVPEEEEDEVEKFREFLDQVNPDDFVTGEEPQQ; encoded by the coding sequence ATGCGTGAACTAGATGTGGTTGGCGTGCGGGTGGAAATGCCCTCGAATGCTCCTATGGTGCTGCTCCGTGAGGTTGGTGGGACCCGCTATCTGCCGATCTGGATCGGCGCCGGGGAGGCTTCGGCGATCGCCAACGCTCAGGAGGGCATCGTCCCGCCCCGGCCGTTGACGCATGATCTGCTGGTGGACACGCTGAAGAGCCTGGGCCACAAGCTAACCGAGGTCCACATCACCGAGTTGGACGGTGGCACCTTCTATGCGGTGCTGCTGGTCGACGGGATCCAGGTGAGTGCCCGTCCATCCGATGCGATCGCGCTGGCCCTGCGGGTGGGCTCGGAGATCTACTGCGCAGAGGATGTGCTCGACGAGGCCGGGATCGAGGTCCCGGAGGAGGAAGAGGACGAGGTCGAGAAGTTCCGTGAGTTCCTCGACCAGGTGAACCCCGACGACTTCGTCACGGGGGAGGAACCCCAGCAGTAG
- a CDS encoding MerR family transcriptional regulator translates to MSSSDAVQPHVDAQGLLFEGDFSPMPSDLGFRGPVACSAAGITYRQLDYWARTGLVTPGVRGATGSGTQRLYSFRDILILKVIKRLIDAGISLQQIRAAIEHLRARGVEDLTQVTLMSDGVSVFECTSDDEVIDLLRGGQGVFGIALGGVWRDIEGTLADLPAEKADVVEPQPAGDELSQRRRARAAG, encoded by the coding sequence ATCAGCTCGTCGGATGCCGTCCAGCCGCACGTCGACGCTCAGGGTCTGCTGTTCGAGGGCGACTTCTCGCCCATGCCCAGCGACCTGGGCTTCCGCGGACCGGTGGCGTGCAGCGCTGCGGGCATCACCTACCGGCAGCTGGACTACTGGGCGCGTACCGGTCTGGTCACGCCCGGGGTGCGCGGCGCCACCGGTTCGGGCACCCAGCGGCTGTACAGCTTCCGTGACATCCTGATCCTCAAGGTGATCAAGCGGCTGATCGACGCCGGCATCTCGCTGCAGCAGATCCGCGCCGCCATCGAGCATCTGCGGGCCCGCGGGGTGGAGGACCTGACCCAGGTCACGCTGATGAGCGACGGGGTGTCGGTCTTCGAGTGCACCTCCGACGACGAGGTGATCGACCTGCTGCGGGGCGGCCAGGGCGTATTCGGCATCGCCCTCGGTGGAGTCTGGCGCGACATCGAGGGCACTCTGGCCGACCTGCCGGCCGAGAAGGCCGACGTGGTCGAGCCGCAGCCCGCCGGTGACGAGCTGTCGCAACGCCGACGGGCGCGCGCCGCCGGCTGA
- a CDS encoding MerR family transcriptional regulator, whose protein sequence is MAAKSTQRSIGQVLATLKNEFPDISISKIRFLESEGLITPERAPSGYRRYSPDDVERLRYILSVQKNNYLPLKVIREHLDLMDRGMAPPALEPGRPATPPTQLVSAAKPAQAPLRLSRESLLEASGLTDAALEDLERTQIVSTRRGTAYYGREALAIAVAAKRLAEYGIDTRHLRAFKMSADREVGLVEQAIAPHVRRAKSNRDVAAEVTQLVISFHAALVRTAMDR, encoded by the coding sequence ATGGCAGCCAAGTCAACCCAGCGCAGTATCGGGCAGGTGTTGGCGACCCTGAAAAACGAGTTTCCCGACATCTCCATCTCCAAGATCAGGTTCCTGGAGAGCGAAGGTCTCATCACACCGGAACGGGCGCCGTCGGGCTATCGGCGATACTCACCCGACGACGTCGAGCGGCTCCGCTACATCCTGTCGGTGCAGAAAAACAACTACCTGCCGCTGAAAGTGATCCGCGAGCACCTGGACCTGATGGACCGCGGGATGGCGCCGCCGGCCCTGGAGCCTGGGCGCCCGGCGACGCCACCGACCCAGCTGGTCAGCGCAGCCAAGCCTGCGCAGGCTCCACTCCGGTTGTCGCGGGAGAGTCTGCTGGAGGCGAGCGGGCTGACCGACGCGGCCTTGGAGGATCTCGAGCGGACCCAGATCGTCTCCACCCGCCGCGGCACGGCCTATTACGGCCGGGAGGCGCTGGCGATCGCGGTCGCGGCCAAGAGGCTGGCCGAGTATGGCATCGACACCCGCCACCTGCGGGCGTTCAAGATGTCGGCGGACCGCGAGGTCGGCCTGGTGGAGCAGGCCATCGCCCCGCATGTGCGGCGCGCCAAGAGCAACCGCGACGTCGCTGCCGAGGTCACCCAGCTGGTGATCAGCTTCCACGCAGCGCTGGTGCGCACGGCCATGGACCGCTGA